In the genome of Coraliomargarita algicola, one region contains:
- a CDS encoding type II secretion system protein has product MEPNVSKIKQDVGRKRFARASAFTLTELLFSMAIIAVLMSILIPVVSSVREKSQRVACVSNLRALLTATLQGASLLGGKLPDLHQPTYNNPYWFDADNLESFRVTHGLAEDTFYYPSNEDWNAAKFWDYSPGSRVAGYLYMGNDNNWAASAIVSGGTDEDLPLFAKRVVDETAYQHLWVDLTRQMGDEWGTGVNHQKSGEPTGAHAGYRDGHVEWMPWEELSERHLQIGGVKMWF; this is encoded by the coding sequence ATGGAGCCAAACGTAAGTAAAATTAAACAAGATGTAGGTCGTAAGCGGTTTGCGAGGGCGAGCGCCTTTACTCTTACGGAGCTGTTGTTTTCGATGGCAATAATTGCTGTTCTTATGTCGATTCTGATTCCTGTAGTTTCAAGTGTCAGAGAGAAAAGTCAGCGTGTTGCCTGTGTTTCTAATCTTCGTGCGCTGTTGACGGCTACATTGCAGGGAGCATCTCTGCTGGGGGGGAAGTTGCCGGACTTGCATCAGCCGACCTATAATAATCCTTATTGGTTTGATGCAGATAACTTGGAGTCGTTTCGAGTGACGCATGGCTTGGCGGAGGATACGTTTTACTACCCCTCTAATGAAGACTGGAATGCTGCAAAGTTTTGGGACTATTCGCCTGGCTCGCGCGTTGCTGGTTATCTCTACATGGGCAATGATAACAACTGGGCTGCCAGTGCCATCGTATCGGGGGGCACCGACGAAGACCTTCCCTTGTTTGCGAAAAGAGTCGTCGATGAGACCGCTTATCAGCACCTTTGGGTCGATCTTACACGACAAATGGGCGATGAGTGGGGCACTGGGGTGAATCACCAAAAATCAGGTGAGCCTACTGGGGCCCATGCGGGGTATCGTGATGGACATGTGGAATGGATGCCTTGGGAAGAACTTAGCGAGCGGCACTTACAGATCGGTGGCGTGAAAATGTGGTTCTGA
- a CDS encoding substrate-binding domain-containing protein: MATVRTLNEDGGENESPVNTPERSRVMKHLNKLVRQRHEGDRLPSVRQISKDCRVSSVTVQAVVEDLCKQGIIETRPRSGIFLAEGGSKAGLGQVDILFITSNAHALDADVVERETFHPQLLQELVSRCGKDLRSTRVHVMLGSAADSELHDLISRVDFQSCVVIGMQDQHVNQVLKQHEVSFVHLFPSAPVLPDYCVAVNNEKLVRMQLEHLWNLGHQKIGLFARYDAAAFHRDKVERRMCYYRLMAEAGLRVAPHWAPQLSYEPAEAVETIQTAFADPTDRPTALIVDDSSLPLIYQTLQSLGLTPGRDIALVGTDGLPISAAMHPTATSLHIGLGSAAALALDMLDSRAQNPDFPSECRWAPIELIARDTSCPPPASVDEPSAS, from the coding sequence ATGGCGACAGTACGCACATTAAACGAAGACGGCGGCGAAAACGAATCTCCCGTGAATACACCGGAGCGAAGCCGCGTAATGAAGCACTTGAACAAACTCGTGCGACAACGCCACGAGGGCGATCGCTTGCCATCGGTCCGTCAGATCAGTAAAGACTGTCGTGTCAGTTCCGTGACCGTGCAGGCAGTCGTGGAGGACCTCTGCAAACAAGGGATCATTGAGACACGCCCCCGTAGCGGCATCTTCCTAGCTGAAGGCGGCTCCAAAGCAGGACTGGGCCAAGTCGACATACTATTTATAACCAGCAATGCGCACGCACTCGATGCAGATGTCGTAGAGCGGGAAACATTTCATCCACAACTACTACAAGAGCTGGTCAGCCGTTGTGGAAAAGACCTGCGGAGCACACGGGTTCACGTCATGCTGGGAAGCGCAGCCGACAGCGAATTACACGACCTGATCAGTCGTGTGGACTTTCAGTCCTGCGTCGTGATTGGAATGCAGGATCAACATGTAAACCAAGTCTTAAAGCAACATGAAGTGTCCTTTGTGCACCTATTCCCTTCGGCTCCGGTCTTACCGGATTACTGCGTGGCAGTGAACAACGAAAAACTGGTTCGCATGCAACTCGAGCACCTATGGAATCTGGGACATCAAAAGATTGGCTTGTTCGCCCGCTACGACGCAGCAGCCTTCCACCGCGACAAAGTGGAACGACGCATGTGCTACTATCGCCTGATGGCAGAAGCAGGACTGCGCGTGGCACCGCACTGGGCTCCGCAGCTCAGCTATGAGCCCGCCGAAGCAGTCGAAACAATCCAGACAGCCTTCGCAGATCCGACCGACCGCCCCACTGCGCTCATCGTCGATGACAGCTCGCTGCCACTGATCTATCAGACTCTTCAAAGCCTCGGGCTGACTCCCGGACGCGACATCGCGCTAGTCGGCACCGATGGTCTGCCGATTTCAGCGGCAATGCACCCCACGGCAACTTCCCTGCACATCGGGCTGGGCTCGGCCGCAGCCCTTGCTTTGGACATGCTGGATAGCCGGGCACAAAACCCAGACTTCCCTTCAGAATGTCGCTGGGCACCGATCGAACTCATCGCCCGGGACACGTCCTGCCCCCCGCCTGCATCCGTCGACGAGCCATCTGCAAGCTAG
- a CDS encoding discoidin domain-containing protein translates to MLNLIRKSTSLAACLTAAAFAPIIAEGQIEAPSISSSYQIDGSFAEPFWKQLEWQDSFHALKSDAPAPDATRFTVAVTDDALLIGIIADVDKGLIANKANQTTVANPTLVGYGKEPGLELFIAPSADSDQYGQWYVTTAGLANDIWRKAGTGAGGLTSWRSQAEVASQVNDGKWFVEMAIPLAAFKYTPESAEQDWRIMLGRVHPRKDGRPVSYSTHAPLSDNFHELANYVPLHMEHSGLEDFLWMIRPVNDGKVIQGTNGMLEYQLEIVADRMEKEGAEFRDVQIDGTLETTQGAVEASSMVALKSSRSSMVNLTFPLSAKDAPKTGTLKLSLAAKELPNRALALHVQDVPLDFKPISIHVTQPAYRNSIYATEDIDAIEAAVSLAVAPEDLRNARLTAALYASGNDQPVAIQELDMTNLQSTVRLELEQKLAVGSYQLQVSVQKPDGTQWQTKELIRSLPAAPYDEWRIDADKVLLRNGEPFLPYGWFGWKTEADPAIEGINTVHVYHLPNQGIEKTLAFMDRMAEEGVVCLTDPWPAALYRKNQKQPMSVAEEEQLRQYVRRLRDHKALLAYYIYDEPEFVPVLPERLNRAYEIIQEEDPYHPCIILNMQFDAIDRYASAADIIMPDPYPSFRENMGPISGIVKVAKHLKEAKRASEGRQAIWVTPQAFEWDAQTPAARAPNFLELRNQQIQGIVTGSKGFIWWIYGRQLNDKNLELGMPFLAREAQLLKSAILSPDVEEELQISADDTSHLHSAVRKVGEHTYIFVVNTSPESMGAVNFHLPSLGTTALQVVSEKRNLRVGNGKWRDTFEGYAAHVYTTDPHYEFGQTVLAVQRRIDESLATLGKPGNLAFRGLGAEIETSTHYEFGTYPKRLNDGYDGRWWQAQQGKDPAWIQINFPSATEVGRIVAVTNARSFEVQVKDTRGWKTVYRGEKPAHTPVVAPFTPQTTDTVRLLIHSAGNRSSERITAQEIEAYAN, encoded by the coding sequence ATGTTAAATTTGATTCGAAAATCCACGTCGCTTGCGGCCTGTCTGACGGCAGCAGCGTTTGCACCCATCATTGCAGAAGGGCAAATTGAGGCTCCTTCCATTAGCTCTTCTTACCAGATCGACGGCTCCTTCGCCGAGCCCTTCTGGAAACAGCTGGAGTGGCAGGACTCTTTTCATGCATTAAAATCGGATGCGCCCGCACCCGATGCCACCCGTTTTACGGTCGCAGTGACTGACGATGCCCTGCTTATCGGTATCATCGCCGATGTGGACAAGGGCTTAATCGCCAATAAGGCAAACCAAACAACCGTCGCCAACCCCACTCTGGTCGGCTACGGCAAAGAGCCCGGCCTCGAATTGTTCATCGCTCCCAGCGCGGACAGCGATCAGTATGGTCAGTGGTATGTCACCACCGCTGGCTTGGCCAACGACATCTGGCGCAAAGCCGGCACGGGCGCCGGTGGCCTCACCTCATGGCGCAGCCAGGCCGAAGTGGCCTCACAGGTCAATGACGGCAAGTGGTTCGTCGAAATGGCGATCCCTTTGGCCGCATTCAAATACACACCGGAGTCCGCGGAACAAGACTGGCGCATCATGTTGGGCCGTGTGCATCCGAGAAAAGACGGTCGCCCGGTTTCCTATAGCACCCACGCTCCGCTCTCCGACAATTTCCATGAATTGGCCAATTATGTGCCCTTGCACATGGAGCACAGTGGACTCGAAGATTTCCTCTGGATGATCCGCCCGGTTAACGACGGCAAAGTCATCCAGGGCACCAACGGCATGCTTGAATATCAGCTTGAGATTGTAGCGGATCGAATGGAAAAAGAAGGCGCTGAGTTTCGCGATGTTCAGATTGATGGCACTCTGGAAACCACACAGGGAGCCGTCGAGGCATCCAGCATGGTGGCATTGAAATCGTCACGTTCTTCGATGGTTAATTTGACCTTTCCGCTATCGGCGAAAGACGCACCTAAAACCGGAACTCTGAAACTGAGTTTAGCAGCGAAAGAACTGCCCAATCGCGCCCTCGCCTTACATGTGCAGGATGTCCCATTGGACTTTAAACCGATCTCCATTCACGTCACCCAGCCAGCCTATCGTAATAGCATCTACGCGACGGAAGACATTGATGCCATCGAAGCGGCGGTCTCTCTGGCTGTCGCACCGGAAGACCTTAGAAATGCTCGTTTGACCGCAGCGCTCTATGCCAGCGGGAACGATCAACCTGTCGCGATCCAGGAACTCGATATGACAAACCTTCAGAGCACCGTGCGTCTGGAGCTGGAGCAAAAACTCGCGGTGGGCTCCTACCAACTGCAAGTGAGCGTGCAAAAGCCGGATGGCACTCAATGGCAGACGAAGGAATTGATTCGAAGCCTCCCCGCCGCGCCTTATGATGAATGGCGCATCGATGCCGACAAAGTGCTCCTGCGCAACGGTGAGCCCTTCCTGCCCTACGGTTGGTTCGGTTGGAAAACCGAAGCCGATCCTGCCATCGAGGGCATCAATACCGTGCATGTCTACCACCTCCCCAATCAGGGAATCGAAAAGACACTCGCATTCATGGACCGCATGGCCGAGGAAGGCGTCGTCTGCCTGACAGATCCATGGCCTGCAGCGCTGTATCGTAAAAACCAAAAGCAACCGATGTCCGTCGCCGAGGAAGAACAGCTGCGCCAATACGTGCGCCGTCTGCGCGACCACAAAGCTCTCTTAGCCTATTACATTTACGATGAGCCCGAATTCGTTCCAGTGCTTCCCGAGCGCCTGAATCGCGCCTATGAAATTATCCAGGAAGAAGATCCCTACCACCCCTGCATCATTCTCAATATGCAGTTCGATGCCATCGACCGCTATGCCAGCGCAGCCGACATCATCATGCCCGACCCCTACCCGTCTTTCCGCGAAAACATGGGGCCAATTTCCGGCATCGTGAAAGTGGCGAAACACCTAAAAGAAGCCAAACGCGCTTCTGAAGGCCGTCAGGCAATCTGGGTGACTCCTCAGGCATTCGAATGGGACGCGCAAACACCGGCCGCCCGTGCGCCGAATTTCCTCGAACTGCGCAACCAGCAGATCCAGGGCATCGTCACTGGCTCGAAAGGCTTTATCTGGTGGATTTACGGACGCCAGCTCAACGACAAGAACCTGGAACTGGGCATGCCATTCTTAGCGCGTGAAGCACAGCTGCTGAAAAGCGCCATCCTCTCGCCGGATGTCGAAGAAGAACTGCAAATCTCTGCCGACGACACGTCACACCTACACAGCGCCGTCCGTAAAGTGGGCGAGCACACCTACATCTTCGTGGTCAACACCAGCCCTGAATCCATGGGCGCGGTCAACTTCCACCTCCCTTCTTTGGGAACCACTGCACTACAGGTCGTCTCCGAGAAACGTAACCTGCGGGTGGGCAATGGTAAATGGCGCGACACCTTTGAGGGCTATGCCGCACATGTTTACACCACCGATCCTCACTACGAGTTCGGGCAAACTGTATTGGCGGTGCAACGACGCATCGACGAAAGCCTCGCCACACTCGGCAAGCCGGGCAACTTAGCCTTTCGTGGACTTGGAGCAGAAATCGAAACCTCGACCCACTACGAGTTCGGCACCTATCCAAAGCGTCTAAACGATGGCTATGATGGTCGCTGGTGGCAGGCCCAACAGGGTAAAGATCCCGCTTGGATTCAGATAAACTTCCCAAGCGCGACCGAAGTTGGACGCATCGTCGCAGTCACCAACGCCCGCTCTTTTGAAGTTCAGGTCAAAGACACAAGGGGCTGGAAAACCGTCTACCGCGGCGAGAAACCTGCCCACACTCCAGTCGTTGCCCCCTTCACGCCACAAACTACGGACACAGTCCGACTCTTGATTCATTCAGCAGGCAACCGCTCATCGGAACGAATCACTGCCCAGGAAATCGAAGCATATGCCAACTAA
- a CDS encoding family 20 glycosylhydrolase: MPVFTAQSPAIERRAVHLDLKGLPPTFERLMALVEVFDQMRFNSVVVEWEDMFPWSFDPKLRNASHYTAEQVKQFAKRCAELDIEIIPLIQCLGHLEFVLQHEPYQHLAECPEYADTLNPLHEGSVKLVLQMVDDVLELLPDVTHFHLGGDEAWSFGTSPASQSFIAEHDKPTLFLKHVQPILDSLRLRKVRPLIWHDMMMNWPVSALQQIGKDADLVVWGYRGTPAMATHHHKLEVLDRLHEAGIPIWGASAYKGADGPFRDLPNKEARLLNHTGWMDVAAPYELKGLIATGWSRYASGRVQGESIDACLVELAMASILLHNGHWPNNGWQVCDQLLKETGAYECSSRLRKHFSKADALREEAWQAARQLKEQLAGMQVDPGQPSAGTNRILWDFFQDLVQRIEEQSKLLPALLKGLVCEPFIEPYYKTWATALRTEADTIKARLKIKD; this comes from the coding sequence ATGCCAGTATTTACCGCACAGTCGCCTGCGATTGAAAGGCGTGCCGTGCATCTGGATCTGAAGGGACTACCACCGACCTTTGAACGCCTTATGGCCTTGGTCGAAGTCTTTGACCAAATGCGCTTTAACAGCGTAGTCGTCGAGTGGGAGGACATGTTTCCTTGGTCATTTGACCCGAAATTGCGCAACGCTTCTCACTACACGGCTGAGCAAGTCAAACAGTTTGCCAAACGCTGCGCAGAACTGGACATTGAAATCATCCCACTGATTCAATGCCTCGGGCACCTGGAATTCGTTTTACAACATGAGCCCTACCAACACCTGGCCGAGTGTCCGGAATATGCCGATACCTTGAACCCGTTACACGAGGGCTCGGTGAAGCTGGTCTTACAAATGGTCGATGATGTGCTGGAACTTCTACCGGATGTAACGCACTTTCACCTCGGCGGCGATGAGGCCTGGTCCTTCGGCACCAGTCCCGCTTCGCAAAGCTTCATTGCAGAACACGATAAGCCCACTCTGTTCCTGAAACATGTTCAGCCCATACTGGACTCCTTGCGCCTGCGCAAGGTTCGTCCCCTGATCTGGCATGACATGATGATGAACTGGCCGGTCTCCGCGTTGCAACAAATCGGCAAGGATGCCGACTTGGTCGTCTGGGGTTACCGGGGCACGCCCGCCATGGCTACCCACCACCACAAGTTGGAAGTTCTGGATCGCCTACACGAAGCGGGCATCCCGATCTGGGGCGCTTCCGCCTACAAGGGTGCCGACGGACCTTTCCGCGATCTGCCGAACAAAGAGGCTCGCTTGCTCAACCATACCGGCTGGATGGATGTGGCGGCACCCTATGAGTTGAAAGGACTCATTGCCACAGGTTGGTCGCGCTATGCAAGCGGCCGTGTGCAGGGAGAATCCATTGACGCCTGCCTCGTCGAACTCGCCATGGCCAGTATCCTCTTACACAACGGCCACTGGCCAAACAACGGCTGGCAAGTCTGCGATCAACTGCTCAAGGAAACGGGAGCCTATGAATGCTCCAGCCGTTTGCGTAAGCACTTCAGCAAGGCCGACGCCTTACGCGAAGAAGCCTGGCAAGCCGCACGCCAATTAAAAGAGCAGTTGGCAGGCATGCAGGTCGATCCGGGCCAGCCCTCCGCAGGCACCAACCGGATTCTATGGGATTTCTTCCAGGACCTGGTCCAGCGCATCGAGGAACAAAGCAAACTGCTGCCAGCGCTTTTAAAAGGCCTGGTTTGTGAACCTTTTATCGAACCTTACTATAAAACATGGGCGACGGCCTTGCGGACCGAAGCTGATACCATCAAAGCCCGCTTAAAAATTAAAGACTAA